From the genome of Perca fluviatilis chromosome 1, GENO_Pfluv_1.0, whole genome shotgun sequence, one region includes:
- the fam184b gene encoding protein FAM184B isoform X1 yields the protein MASGAGKAAQPPGPGSTVNGTAAEFPNIEQELYDYQMHNKMCKKIAQLTKVIYSLNMKNEEQEAALQALSHAHHEELHRILVETCHEGEGAPLRTRLLELQDSLDMQQRVGAQVQADFECFRIQAEERERETEAELRKEFEERLQAAEEELQAAKAQISDAKEESLRLSKELEKAEEQIQELDAKCEELQIAADEERQRKEERRQREDEENKKEEERQTEEREDSERVKALLEEVKALKEEVDRVEDEKRRAVKKEREQWEQKMNGLNEEQEETRKKMEAEWREERQRWEEREEEEKKGLHSALRERVKRAEAEVESHLERLAESKRNTVKLQERIQDLEEELELDRRRVSEAEGVAKRAEEELAVAKERLLLQEDELQSRAEELLNRGGCEVCVCAEVEELRSQVSRLQSKNRELELQSSGRNSDHARQIRQHAEALSSLRSEMVRAQTEELRRIQKHADDERDKLQKEIEKERENLQKEREQEKERFEKDRNRLRREREEEREEVEGMKERLRREKEEELDRQRKELEVERVRVHSQLDKNIEQVEAERASVEHKLEEEKKRLVEKAEEDRKRLKEQVRKAIEEVMRRHAAELHSVQEALSSERKTNQEVCARLDEERRTAEELRSQLEREREELRTQLKDATNEICRLQAAIQQQDKKEKVAPEAAASCEPQGSRLEKELHQTRSRLARTQEEAERQRDRQQREIASLRADKHRLEEKVLEQSRLNTERSLLDQSQRHTEDRIRAECEDRLRAEFRIEMNAAVAESEQRWQNREQEMQTQISELQSQLSELQSQAEKKKECPEDDCHGNPEIERLRKEVQDTKEINKKLRDLLQEPQTQSIGEERHSHAKALQVLERQAKEDVLSERNRLQTMHHLELDKQRAELTQQHTEWSRQMTQRHMQQIEDLQAQLQAHTQMMALQQDLKQQNQYQVFERQLDESRCAMLELQRENATLKKQLKERSVQENPEAEEKKEEEVVDLRKKRDAQLEEEAQRLKEEVEKLRVEMEKLEESQKHWEERKEEDVKEEEVDEEKKKEREEDKRRDEVEEIRREHKKEMQSLVSEYSSAQTHLQARIVALENEFNCRLREREERCRRREPRSDDLHLGRLQERLTERDQLIKRLVEERHQLQLHPPVAGDNNTLRLRDSKSRPGSVTPTMRVSLCVCVHKMY from the exons GTGCAGGCAGACTTTGAGTGCTTCCGCATCCAGGCGGAGGAGAGGGAGCGTGAAACTGAGGCGGAGCTGAGAAAAGAGTTCGAGGagaggctccaggctgcagaAGAAGAGCTCCAGGCGGCCAAGGCCCAGATCAGTGATGCCAAGGAGGAGAGCCTGCGGTTGAGCAAAGAACTGGAGAAGGCCGAGGAGCAGATCCAGGAGCTGGATGCCAAATGTGAGGAGCTACAGATAGCAGCTGacgaggagagacagaggaaagaggagcggagacagagagaagacgaggAGAataagaaagaggaggagagacaaacagaggagCGGGAGGACTCGGAAAGAGTGAAAGCACTCTTGGAGGAGGTTAAGGCACTGAAAGAGGAGGTGGATCGAGTAGAGGACGAGAAGAGGCGAGCAGTGAAAAAGGAGAGGGAGCAATGGGAGCAAAAGATGAATGGCCTAAACGAGGAGCAAGAGGAAACGAGGAAGAAGATGGAGGCAGAATGGAGGGAGGAGCGGCAGAGGTGGGAagagagggaagaagaggagaagaagggaCTGCACAGCGCCCTACGAGAGAGAGTGAAGAGGGCTGAAGCGGAGGTGGAAAGTCACCTGGAGAGGTTGGCTGAGAGCAAGAGAAACACAGTCAAACTGCAAGAGCGaatacag GACCTGGAGGAGGAGCTGGAACTGGATCGGAGGCGTGTGTCCGAGGCAGAGGGCGTGGCTAAACGGGCAGAGGAGGAGCTTGCGGTCGCTAAGGAGAGGCTACTGCTGCAGGAAGACGAGCTGCAGAGCAGAGCAG AGGAGCTGCTGAACCGCGGAGGCTGcgaggtgtgtgtctgtgctgaaGTGGAGGAACTGAGGAGCCAGGTGAGCCGCCTGCAGAGCAAGAACAGAGAGCTGGAGCTGCAGAGCAGTGGCAGAAACAGCGACCACGCCCGGCAGATACGCCAG CATGCTGAGGCGCTGTCCAGTCTGCGTTCTGAGATGGTAAGAGCCCAGACAGAGGAGCTGCGTCGCATCCAAAAACATGCAGATGATGAGAGGGACAAACTGCAGAAGGagatagaaaaagagagagaaaacctACAGAAGGAAAGAGAACAAGAAAAGGAAAGGTTTGAGAAGGACAGAAACAGactgcgcagagagagagaggaggagagggaagaagTGGAAGGGATGAAAGAACGTctgaggagagaaaaggaggaagagCTCGACCGGCAGAGGAAAGAACTGGAGGTCGAAAGGGTTCGCGTTCACTCGCAGTTGGACAAGAACATTGAACAGGTTGAGGCGGAGAGAGCCAGTGTGGAGCACAAGctggaagaggagaagaaaagattGGTGGAGAAGGCTGAGGAGGACAGGAAACGGTTGAAGGAGCAGGTGCGTAAGGCGATAGAGGAGGTGATGAGGAGGCATGCGGCCGAACTTCACAGCGTCCAAGAAGCTCTGAGTTCAGAGAGGAAGACCAACCAAGAG GTGTGTGCGCGTTTGGATGAAGAGAGGAGGACTGCTGAGGAGCTACGCAGCCAGctggagagggaaagagaggagcTGAGGACACAACTGAAAGATGCCACCaatgag ATCTGTAGGCTGCAGGCGGCAATCCAACAGCAAGACAAGAAAGAAAAGGTAGCCCCTGAAGCTGCGGCCTCATGTGAACCGCAGGGCTCTCGTCTGGAGAAAGAGCTCCATCAGACTCGGAGTCGACTGGCTCGGAcacaggaggaggcagagaggcAGCGGGACAGGCAGCAGAGAGAGATAGCGTCCTTGCGAGCTGATAAACACCGGCTGGAGGAGAAAGTCCTGGAACAGAGCCGACTGAACACGGAGAGGAGTCTTCTAGACCAGAGCCAGCGGCACACTGAGGACCGGATCAG GGCAGAGTGTGAGGATCGTCTCAGAGCAGAGTTCAGGATAGAGATGAATGCCGCCGTTGCTGAGAGCGAACAGAGATGGCAGAACAGAGAGCAGGAGATGCAGACCCAGATATCTGAACTGCAGAGTCAACTGAGCGAGTTGCAGTCACAG GCGGAGAAAAAGAAGGAGTGCCCGGAAGATGATTGCCACGGCAACCCCGAAATTGAAAGGCTGAGGAAAGAGGTCCAAGACACCAAGGAGATAAACAAGAAACTGAGGGATTTGTTGCAG GAGCCCCAAACCCAGTCTataggagaggagagacacagTCACGCCAAGGCTCTACAGGTGTTAGAGAGACAGGCAAAAGAAGATGTGCTGTCGGAGAGGAACAGACTACAGACAATGCACCACCTGGAGctag aTAAGCAACGTGCAGAGTTGACCCAGCAGCACACAGAGTGGAGCAGACAGATGACCCAGAGACACATGCAGCAGATAGAAGACCTGCAGGCTCAactacaggcacacacacagatgatggCTCTGCAACAG gatctGAAGCAGCAGAACCAGTATCAGGTGTTTGAGCGACAGCTGGATGAGAGCCGCTGTGCCATGCTGGAGCTGCAGAGAGAAAATGCAACACTAAAGAAGCAATTAAAGGAAAG GTCAGTACAGGAGAATCCTGAAGctgaagagaaaaaagaagaggaagtcGTAGATTTGCGGAAGAAGAGAGACGCCCAGCTGGAAGAAGAAGCACAACGTCTGAAGGAGGAAGTGGAGAAACTGAGGGTGGAGATGGAGAAACTGGAGGAGTCGCAGAAACActgggaggagaggaaagaggaggacgTCAAAGAAGAGGAAGTGGacgaggagaagaagaaggaacgGGAAGAGGACAAGAGGAGAGACGAGGTGGAGGAGATCAGGAGGGAGCACAAGAAGGAGATGCAGAGTTTGGTGTCGGAATACAGCAGTGCCCAGACGCACCTGCAGGCTCGCATAGTGGCCTTGGAGAACGA atTTAACTGCAGATTGCGTGAGCGGGAGGAACGCTGCAGGAGGAGGGAGCCTCGAAGTGATGACCTGCATCTGGGGAGACTTCAGGAGAGACTGACTGAGAGAGACCAGCTCATTAAACGATTAGTG GAAGAGAGGCATCAGCTGCAGCTCCACCCTCCTGTTGCCGGGGACAACAACACCCTCAGGCTTCGTGACAGCAAGTCCCGCCCCGGGAGCGTCACGCCAACCATGAGggtgagtttgtgtgtttgcgtgcacaAAATGTATTAG
- the fam184b gene encoding protein FAM184B isoform X3: MASGAGKAAQPPGPGSTVNGTAAEFPNIEQELYDYQMHNKMCKKIAQLTKVIYSLNMKNEEQEAALQALSHAHHEELHRILVETCHEGEGAPLRTRLLELQDSLDMQQRVGAQVQADFECFRIQAEERERETEAELRKEFEERLQAAEEELQAAKAQISDAKEESLRLSKELEKAEEQIQELDAKCEELQIAADEERQRKEERRQREDEENKKEEERQTEEREDSERVKALLEEVKALKEEVDRVEDEKRRAVKKEREQWEQKMNGLNEEQEETRKKMEAEWREERQRWEEREEEEKKGLHSALRERVKRAEAEVESHLERLAESKRNTVKLQERIQDLEEELELDRRRVSEAEGVAKRAEEELAVAKERLLLQEDELQSRAEELLNRGGCEVCVCAEVEELRSQVSRLQSKNRELELQSSGRNSDHARQIRQHAEALSSLRSEMVRAQTEELRRIQKHADDERDKLQKEIEKERENLQKEREQEKERFEKDRNRLRREREEEREEVEGMKERLRREKEEELDRQRKELEVERVRVHSQLDKNIEQVEAERASVEHKLEEEKKRLVEKAEEDRKRLKEQVRKAIEEVMRRHAAELHSVQEALSSERKTNQEVCARLDEERRTAEELRSQLEREREELRTQLKDATNEICRLQAAIQQQDKKEKVAPEAAASCEPQGSRLEKELHQTRSRLARTQEEAERQRDRQQREIASLRADKHRLEEKVLEQSRLNTERSLLDQSQRHTEDRIRAECEDRLRAEFRIEMNAAVAESEQRWQNREQEMQTQISELQSQLSELQSQAEKKKECPEDDCHGNPEIERLRKEVQDTKEINKKLRDLLQEPQTQSIGEERHSHAKALQVLERQAKEDVLSERNRLQTMHHLELDKQRAELTQQHTEWSRQMTQRHMQQIEDLQAQLQAHTQMMALQQDLKQQNQYQVFERQLDESRCAMLELQRENATLKKQLKERSVQENPEAEEKKEEEVVDLRKKRDAQLEEEAQRLKEEVEKLRVEMEKLEESQKHWEERKEEDVKEEEVDEEKKKEREEDKRRDEVEEIRREHKKEMQSLVSEYSSAQTHLQARIVALENEFNCRLREREERCRRREPRSDDLHLGRLQERLTERDQLIKRLVRTLELGDHEEIFTEFDKKGI; encoded by the exons GTGCAGGCAGACTTTGAGTGCTTCCGCATCCAGGCGGAGGAGAGGGAGCGTGAAACTGAGGCGGAGCTGAGAAAAGAGTTCGAGGagaggctccaggctgcagaAGAAGAGCTCCAGGCGGCCAAGGCCCAGATCAGTGATGCCAAGGAGGAGAGCCTGCGGTTGAGCAAAGAACTGGAGAAGGCCGAGGAGCAGATCCAGGAGCTGGATGCCAAATGTGAGGAGCTACAGATAGCAGCTGacgaggagagacagaggaaagaggagcggagacagagagaagacgaggAGAataagaaagaggaggagagacaaacagaggagCGGGAGGACTCGGAAAGAGTGAAAGCACTCTTGGAGGAGGTTAAGGCACTGAAAGAGGAGGTGGATCGAGTAGAGGACGAGAAGAGGCGAGCAGTGAAAAAGGAGAGGGAGCAATGGGAGCAAAAGATGAATGGCCTAAACGAGGAGCAAGAGGAAACGAGGAAGAAGATGGAGGCAGAATGGAGGGAGGAGCGGCAGAGGTGGGAagagagggaagaagaggagaagaagggaCTGCACAGCGCCCTACGAGAGAGAGTGAAGAGGGCTGAAGCGGAGGTGGAAAGTCACCTGGAGAGGTTGGCTGAGAGCAAGAGAAACACAGTCAAACTGCAAGAGCGaatacag GACCTGGAGGAGGAGCTGGAACTGGATCGGAGGCGTGTGTCCGAGGCAGAGGGCGTGGCTAAACGGGCAGAGGAGGAGCTTGCGGTCGCTAAGGAGAGGCTACTGCTGCAGGAAGACGAGCTGCAGAGCAGAGCAG AGGAGCTGCTGAACCGCGGAGGCTGcgaggtgtgtgtctgtgctgaaGTGGAGGAACTGAGGAGCCAGGTGAGCCGCCTGCAGAGCAAGAACAGAGAGCTGGAGCTGCAGAGCAGTGGCAGAAACAGCGACCACGCCCGGCAGATACGCCAG CATGCTGAGGCGCTGTCCAGTCTGCGTTCTGAGATGGTAAGAGCCCAGACAGAGGAGCTGCGTCGCATCCAAAAACATGCAGATGATGAGAGGGACAAACTGCAGAAGGagatagaaaaagagagagaaaacctACAGAAGGAAAGAGAACAAGAAAAGGAAAGGTTTGAGAAGGACAGAAACAGactgcgcagagagagagaggaggagagggaagaagTGGAAGGGATGAAAGAACGTctgaggagagaaaaggaggaagagCTCGACCGGCAGAGGAAAGAACTGGAGGTCGAAAGGGTTCGCGTTCACTCGCAGTTGGACAAGAACATTGAACAGGTTGAGGCGGAGAGAGCCAGTGTGGAGCACAAGctggaagaggagaagaaaagattGGTGGAGAAGGCTGAGGAGGACAGGAAACGGTTGAAGGAGCAGGTGCGTAAGGCGATAGAGGAGGTGATGAGGAGGCATGCGGCCGAACTTCACAGCGTCCAAGAAGCTCTGAGTTCAGAGAGGAAGACCAACCAAGAG GTGTGTGCGCGTTTGGATGAAGAGAGGAGGACTGCTGAGGAGCTACGCAGCCAGctggagagggaaagagaggagcTGAGGACACAACTGAAAGATGCCACCaatgag ATCTGTAGGCTGCAGGCGGCAATCCAACAGCAAGACAAGAAAGAAAAGGTAGCCCCTGAAGCTGCGGCCTCATGTGAACCGCAGGGCTCTCGTCTGGAGAAAGAGCTCCATCAGACTCGGAGTCGACTGGCTCGGAcacaggaggaggcagagaggcAGCGGGACAGGCAGCAGAGAGAGATAGCGTCCTTGCGAGCTGATAAACACCGGCTGGAGGAGAAAGTCCTGGAACAGAGCCGACTGAACACGGAGAGGAGTCTTCTAGACCAGAGCCAGCGGCACACTGAGGACCGGATCAG GGCAGAGTGTGAGGATCGTCTCAGAGCAGAGTTCAGGATAGAGATGAATGCCGCCGTTGCTGAGAGCGAACAGAGATGGCAGAACAGAGAGCAGGAGATGCAGACCCAGATATCTGAACTGCAGAGTCAACTGAGCGAGTTGCAGTCACAG GCGGAGAAAAAGAAGGAGTGCCCGGAAGATGATTGCCACGGCAACCCCGAAATTGAAAGGCTGAGGAAAGAGGTCCAAGACACCAAGGAGATAAACAAGAAACTGAGGGATTTGTTGCAG GAGCCCCAAACCCAGTCTataggagaggagagacacagTCACGCCAAGGCTCTACAGGTGTTAGAGAGACAGGCAAAAGAAGATGTGCTGTCGGAGAGGAACAGACTACAGACAATGCACCACCTGGAGctag aTAAGCAACGTGCAGAGTTGACCCAGCAGCACACAGAGTGGAGCAGACAGATGACCCAGAGACACATGCAGCAGATAGAAGACCTGCAGGCTCAactacaggcacacacacagatgatggCTCTGCAACAG gatctGAAGCAGCAGAACCAGTATCAGGTGTTTGAGCGACAGCTGGATGAGAGCCGCTGTGCCATGCTGGAGCTGCAGAGAGAAAATGCAACACTAAAGAAGCAATTAAAGGAAAG GTCAGTACAGGAGAATCCTGAAGctgaagagaaaaaagaagaggaagtcGTAGATTTGCGGAAGAAGAGAGACGCCCAGCTGGAAGAAGAAGCACAACGTCTGAAGGAGGAAGTGGAGAAACTGAGGGTGGAGATGGAGAAACTGGAGGAGTCGCAGAAACActgggaggagaggaaagaggaggacgTCAAAGAAGAGGAAGTGGacgaggagaagaagaaggaacgGGAAGAGGACAAGAGGAGAGACGAGGTGGAGGAGATCAGGAGGGAGCACAAGAAGGAGATGCAGAGTTTGGTGTCGGAATACAGCAGTGCCCAGACGCACCTGCAGGCTCGCATAGTGGCCTTGGAGAACGA atTTAACTGCAGATTGCGTGAGCGGGAGGAACGCTGCAGGAGGAGGGAGCCTCGAAGTGATGACCTGCATCTGGGGAGACTTCAGGAGAGACTGACTGAGAGAGACCAGCTCATTAAACGATTAGTG cgcACACTAGAGCTAGGTGACCATGAAGAGATATtcactgaatttgacaaaaagggTATTTGA
- the fam184b gene encoding protein FAM184B isoform X2 — MASGAGKAAQPPGPGSTVNGTAAEFPNIEQELYDYQMHNKMCKKIAQLTKVIYSLNMKNEEQEAALQALSHAHHEELHRILVETCHEGEGAPLRTRLLELQDSLDMQQRVGAQVQADFECFRIQAEERERETEAELRKEFEERLQAAEEELQAAKAQISDAKEESLRLSKELEKAEEQIQELDAKCEELQIAADEERQRKEERRQREDEENKKEEERQTEEREDSERVKALLEEVKALKEEVDRVEDEKRRAVKKEREQWEQKMNGLNEEQEETRKKMEAEWREERQRWEEREEEEKKGLHSALRERVKRAEAEVESHLERLAESKRNTVKLQERIQDLEEELELDRRRVSEAEGVAKRAEEELAVAKERLLLQEDELQSRAEELLNRGGCEVCVCAEVEELRSQVSRLQSKNRELELQSSGRNSDHARQIRQHAEALSSLRSEMVRAQTEELRRIQKHADDERDKLQKEIEKERENLQKEREQEKERFEKDRNRLRREREEEREEVEGMKERLRREKEEELDRQRKELEVERVRVHSQLDKNIEQVEAERASVEHKLEEEKKRLVEKAEEDRKRLKEQVRKAIEEVMRRHAAELHSVQEALSSERKTNQEVCARLDEERRTAEELRSQLEREREELRTQLKDATNEICRLQAAIQQQDKKEKVAPEAAASCEPQGSRLEKELHQTRSRLARTQEEAERQRDRQQREIASLRADKHRLEEKVLEQSRLNTERSLLDQSQRHTEDRIRAECEDRLRAEFRIEMNAAVAESEQRWQNREQEMQTQISELQSQLSELQSQAEKKKECPEDDCHGNPEIERLRKEVQDTKEINKKLRDLLQEPQTQSIGEERHSHAKALQVLERQAKEDVLSERNRLQTMHHLELDKQRAELTQQHTEWSRQMTQRHMQQIEDLQAQLQAHTQMMALQQDLKQQNQYQVFERQLDESRCAMLELQRENATLKKQLKERSVQENPEAEEKKEEEVVDLRKKRDAQLEEEAQRLKEEVEKLRVEMEKLEESQKHWEERKEEDVKEEEVDEEKKKEREEDKRRDEVEEIRREHKKEMQSLVSEYSSAQTHLQARIVALENELREREERCRRREPRSDDLHLGRLQERLTERDQLIKRLVEERHQLQLHPPVAGDNNTLRLRDSKSRPGSVTPTMRVSLCVCVHKMY, encoded by the exons GTGCAGGCAGACTTTGAGTGCTTCCGCATCCAGGCGGAGGAGAGGGAGCGTGAAACTGAGGCGGAGCTGAGAAAAGAGTTCGAGGagaggctccaggctgcagaAGAAGAGCTCCAGGCGGCCAAGGCCCAGATCAGTGATGCCAAGGAGGAGAGCCTGCGGTTGAGCAAAGAACTGGAGAAGGCCGAGGAGCAGATCCAGGAGCTGGATGCCAAATGTGAGGAGCTACAGATAGCAGCTGacgaggagagacagaggaaagaggagcggagacagagagaagacgaggAGAataagaaagaggaggagagacaaacagaggagCGGGAGGACTCGGAAAGAGTGAAAGCACTCTTGGAGGAGGTTAAGGCACTGAAAGAGGAGGTGGATCGAGTAGAGGACGAGAAGAGGCGAGCAGTGAAAAAGGAGAGGGAGCAATGGGAGCAAAAGATGAATGGCCTAAACGAGGAGCAAGAGGAAACGAGGAAGAAGATGGAGGCAGAATGGAGGGAGGAGCGGCAGAGGTGGGAagagagggaagaagaggagaagaagggaCTGCACAGCGCCCTACGAGAGAGAGTGAAGAGGGCTGAAGCGGAGGTGGAAAGTCACCTGGAGAGGTTGGCTGAGAGCAAGAGAAACACAGTCAAACTGCAAGAGCGaatacag GACCTGGAGGAGGAGCTGGAACTGGATCGGAGGCGTGTGTCCGAGGCAGAGGGCGTGGCTAAACGGGCAGAGGAGGAGCTTGCGGTCGCTAAGGAGAGGCTACTGCTGCAGGAAGACGAGCTGCAGAGCAGAGCAG AGGAGCTGCTGAACCGCGGAGGCTGcgaggtgtgtgtctgtgctgaaGTGGAGGAACTGAGGAGCCAGGTGAGCCGCCTGCAGAGCAAGAACAGAGAGCTGGAGCTGCAGAGCAGTGGCAGAAACAGCGACCACGCCCGGCAGATACGCCAG CATGCTGAGGCGCTGTCCAGTCTGCGTTCTGAGATGGTAAGAGCCCAGACAGAGGAGCTGCGTCGCATCCAAAAACATGCAGATGATGAGAGGGACAAACTGCAGAAGGagatagaaaaagagagagaaaacctACAGAAGGAAAGAGAACAAGAAAAGGAAAGGTTTGAGAAGGACAGAAACAGactgcgcagagagagagaggaggagagggaagaagTGGAAGGGATGAAAGAACGTctgaggagagaaaaggaggaagagCTCGACCGGCAGAGGAAAGAACTGGAGGTCGAAAGGGTTCGCGTTCACTCGCAGTTGGACAAGAACATTGAACAGGTTGAGGCGGAGAGAGCCAGTGTGGAGCACAAGctggaagaggagaagaaaagattGGTGGAGAAGGCTGAGGAGGACAGGAAACGGTTGAAGGAGCAGGTGCGTAAGGCGATAGAGGAGGTGATGAGGAGGCATGCGGCCGAACTTCACAGCGTCCAAGAAGCTCTGAGTTCAGAGAGGAAGACCAACCAAGAG GTGTGTGCGCGTTTGGATGAAGAGAGGAGGACTGCTGAGGAGCTACGCAGCCAGctggagagggaaagagaggagcTGAGGACACAACTGAAAGATGCCACCaatgag ATCTGTAGGCTGCAGGCGGCAATCCAACAGCAAGACAAGAAAGAAAAGGTAGCCCCTGAAGCTGCGGCCTCATGTGAACCGCAGGGCTCTCGTCTGGAGAAAGAGCTCCATCAGACTCGGAGTCGACTGGCTCGGAcacaggaggaggcagagaggcAGCGGGACAGGCAGCAGAGAGAGATAGCGTCCTTGCGAGCTGATAAACACCGGCTGGAGGAGAAAGTCCTGGAACAGAGCCGACTGAACACGGAGAGGAGTCTTCTAGACCAGAGCCAGCGGCACACTGAGGACCGGATCAG GGCAGAGTGTGAGGATCGTCTCAGAGCAGAGTTCAGGATAGAGATGAATGCCGCCGTTGCTGAGAGCGAACAGAGATGGCAGAACAGAGAGCAGGAGATGCAGACCCAGATATCTGAACTGCAGAGTCAACTGAGCGAGTTGCAGTCACAG GCGGAGAAAAAGAAGGAGTGCCCGGAAGATGATTGCCACGGCAACCCCGAAATTGAAAGGCTGAGGAAAGAGGTCCAAGACACCAAGGAGATAAACAAGAAACTGAGGGATTTGTTGCAG GAGCCCCAAACCCAGTCTataggagaggagagacacagTCACGCCAAGGCTCTACAGGTGTTAGAGAGACAGGCAAAAGAAGATGTGCTGTCGGAGAGGAACAGACTACAGACAATGCACCACCTGGAGctag aTAAGCAACGTGCAGAGTTGACCCAGCAGCACACAGAGTGGAGCAGACAGATGACCCAGAGACACATGCAGCAGATAGAAGACCTGCAGGCTCAactacaggcacacacacagatgatggCTCTGCAACAG gatctGAAGCAGCAGAACCAGTATCAGGTGTTTGAGCGACAGCTGGATGAGAGCCGCTGTGCCATGCTGGAGCTGCAGAGAGAAAATGCAACACTAAAGAAGCAATTAAAGGAAAG GTCAGTACAGGAGAATCCTGAAGctgaagagaaaaaagaagaggaagtcGTAGATTTGCGGAAGAAGAGAGACGCCCAGCTGGAAGAAGAAGCACAACGTCTGAAGGAGGAAGTGGAGAAACTGAGGGTGGAGATGGAGAAACTGGAGGAGTCGCAGAAACActgggaggagaggaaagaggaggacgTCAAAGAAGAGGAAGTGGacgaggagaagaagaaggaacgGGAAGAGGACAAGAGGAGAGACGAGGTGGAGGAGATCAGGAGGGAGCACAAGAAGGAGATGCAGAGTTTGGTGTCGGAATACAGCAGTGCCCAGACGCACCTGCAGGCTCGCATAGTGGCCTTGGAGAACGA ATTGCGTGAGCGGGAGGAACGCTGCAGGAGGAGGGAGCCTCGAAGTGATGACCTGCATCTGGGGAGACTTCAGGAGAGACTGACTGAGAGAGACCAGCTCATTAAACGATTAGTG GAAGAGAGGCATCAGCTGCAGCTCCACCCTCCTGTTGCCGGGGACAACAACACCCTCAGGCTTCGTGACAGCAAGTCCCGCCCCGGGAGCGTCACGCCAACCATGAGggtgagtttgtgtgtttgcgtgcacaAAATGTATTAG